From the Pseudomonas putida genome, one window contains:
- a CDS encoding [protein-PII] uridylyltransferase, protein MPQVDPELFDRGQFQAELALKASPIAAFKKAIRQAGEVLDKRFRAGGEIRPLIEARAWLVDNILQQAWNQFDWGDPSGIALVAVGGYGRGELHPHSDIDLLILLGAAEHEQYREAIERFLTLLWDIGLEVGQSVRSIDECVEQARADLTVITNLMESRTIAGPEALRQRMLDATGTDHLWPSKEFFLAKRAELKARHHKYNDTEYNLEPNVKGSPGGLRDIQTVLWVARRQYGTLNLHALAGEGFLLESENELLASSQDFLWKVRYALHMLAGRAEDRLLFDHQRSIAALLGYSDENPKRAIEQFMQQYYRVVMSISQLCDLIIQHFEEVILADDDSGATQPLNARFRLHDGYIEAVSPNVFKRTPFAMLEIFVLMAQHPEIKGVRADTVRLLREHRHLIDDTFRNDIRNTSLFIELFKCEIGIHRNLRRMNRYGILGRYLPEFGLIVGQMQHDLFHIYTVDAHTLNLIKHLRKLQYTPVSEKFPLASKLMGRLPKPELIYLAGLYHDIGKGRQGDHSEIGAVDAQKFCERHQLPAWDSRLIVWLVQNHLVMSTTAQRKDLSDPQVINDFALHVGDETRLDYLYVLTVADINATNPSLWNSWRASLLRQLYTETKRALRRGLENPLDREEQIRQTQSAALDILVREGTDPDDVEQLWSQLGDDYFLKHNAADVAWHSDAILQQPADGGPLVLIKETTQREFEGGTQIFIYAPDQHDFFAVTVAAMSQLNLNIHDARIITSSSQFTLDTYIVLDNDGGSIGDNPQRVKQIRDGLTEALRNPEDYPTIIQRRVPRQLKHFNFPPQVTILNDAQRPVTILEITAPDRPGLLARLGRIFLEFDLSLQNAKIATLGERVEDVFFITDADNQPLSDPQLCSRLQEAIVQQLQAGQASDTSPTRVTF, encoded by the coding sequence ATGCCCCAGGTGGATCCCGAGCTGTTCGATCGTGGCCAGTTCCAGGCGGAACTGGCCCTCAAGGCGAGCCCCATCGCCGCCTTCAAGAAAGCCATCCGCCAGGCTGGCGAGGTGCTCGACAAGCGTTTTCGCGCTGGCGGCGAGATCCGCCCCCTGATCGAAGCCCGTGCCTGGCTGGTCGACAACATCCTGCAACAGGCGTGGAACCAGTTCGATTGGGGCGACCCGAGTGGTATCGCCCTGGTCGCGGTTGGCGGATATGGTCGTGGTGAACTGCACCCGCACTCGGACATCGACCTGCTGATCCTGCTAGGTGCCGCCGAGCATGAACAGTACCGCGAGGCCATCGAGCGCTTCCTCACCCTGCTCTGGGACATCGGCCTGGAAGTGGGCCAGAGCGTGCGCAGCATCGACGAATGCGTAGAGCAGGCCCGCGCCGACCTGACGGTGATCACCAACCTGATGGAAAGCCGCACCATTGCCGGCCCCGAAGCGCTGCGCCAGCGCATGCTCGACGCCACCGGTACCGACCACCTGTGGCCGAGCAAGGAGTTCTTCCTGGCCAAGCGCGCCGAACTCAAGGCTCGCCACCACAAGTACAACGACACCGAGTACAACCTCGAGCCCAACGTCAAAGGCTCGCCCGGTGGCCTGCGCGACATCCAGACGGTGCTCTGGGTGGCTCGCCGCCAGTACGGCACGCTGAACCTGCACGCCTTGGCCGGCGAAGGTTTCCTGCTGGAAAGCGAGAACGAACTGCTGGCCTCGTCCCAGGATTTTTTGTGGAAGGTGCGCTACGCCCTGCACATGCTCGCCGGCCGCGCCGAAGACCGCCTGCTGTTCGACCACCAGCGCAGCATCGCTGCGCTGCTCGGCTACAGCGACGAAAACCCCAAGCGCGCCATCGAACAGTTCATGCAGCAGTACTACCGGGTGGTGATGAGCATCAGCCAGTTGTGCGACCTGATCATCCAGCACTTCGAGGAAGTCATCCTCGCCGATGACGACAGCGGCGCCACGCAGCCGTTGAATGCACGCTTCCGGTTGCACGACGGCTACATCGAAGCGGTCAGCCCGAACGTGTTCAAGCGCACCCCGTTCGCCATGCTGGAGATCTTCGTGCTGATGGCCCAGCACCCGGAGATCAAGGGCGTGCGCGCCGACACCGTGCGCCTGCTGCGTGAACACCGGCACCTGATCGACGACACCTTCCGCAACGATATCCGCAACACCAGCCTGTTCATCGAGCTGTTCAAGTGCGAAATCGGCATCCACCGCAACCTGCGGCGGATGAACCGCTACGGCATCCTCGGCCGCTACCTGCCGGAGTTCGGCCTGATCGTCGGGCAGATGCAGCACGACCTTTTCCACATCTACACGGTCGATGCGCACACCCTCAACCTCATCAAGCACCTGCGCAAGCTGCAGTACACGCCGGTGTCCGAGAAATTCCCGCTGGCCAGCAAGCTCATGGGCCGCCTGCCCAAGCCCGAGCTGATCTACCTGGCCGGCCTGTACCACGACATCGGCAAGGGCCGCCAGGGCGACCACTCCGAGATCGGCGCGGTGGATGCGCAGAAGTTCTGCGAACGCCACCAGTTGCCGGCCTGGGACAGCCGCCTGATCGTCTGGCTGGTGCAGAACCACCTGGTGATGTCGACCACCGCCCAGCGCAAGGACCTGTCCGACCCACAGGTGATCAACGATTTCGCCCTGCATGTGGGCGACGAGACGCGCCTGGACTACCTCTACGTGCTGACCGTGGCCGACATCAACGCCACCAACCCCAGCCTGTGGAACTCGTGGCGCGCCAGCCTGCTGCGCCAGCTCTACACCGAGACCAAGCGCGCCCTGCGCCGCGGCCTGGAAAACCCGCTGGACCGCGAGGAACAGATCCGCCAGACCCAGTCGGCCGCGCTGGACATCCTCGTGCGCGAGGGCACCGACCCGGACGACGTCGAGCAGCTGTGGTCGCAGCTGGGCGATGACTACTTCCTCAAGCACAACGCCGCCGACGTGGCCTGGCACAGCGACGCCATTCTCCAGCAACCGGCCGATGGCGGGCCGCTGGTGCTGATCAAGGAAACCACCCAGCGCGAATTCGAGGGCGGCACGCAAATCTTCATCTATGCGCCCGACCAGCACGATTTCTTCGCCGTGACCGTGGCCGCCATGTCGCAGCTGAACCTGAACATCCATGATGCGCGGATCATCACCTCGAGCAGCCAGTTCACCCTCGACACCTACATCGTGCTCGACAACGATGGCGGCTCGATCGGCGACAACCCGCAGCGGGTCAAGCAGATCCGCGACGGCCTGACCGAAGCGCTGCGCAACCCCGAGGACTACCCGACCATCATCCAGCGCCGGGTGCCGCGCCAGCTCAAGCACTTCAATTTCCCGCCGCAGGTGACCATCCTCAACGATGCCCAGCGCCCGGTGACCATCCTCGAGATCACCGCACCGGACCGCCCCGGCCTGCTGGCACGGCTCGGGCGCATCTTCCTGGAGTTCGACCTGTCGCTGCAGAACGCCAAGATCGCCACCCTCGGCGAGCGGGTGGAAGACGTGTTCTTCATCACCGATGCCGACAACCAGCCGCTGTCCGACCCGCAGCTGTGCAGCCGCCTGCAGGAGGCCATCGTGCAGCAGTTGCAGGCCGGCCAGGCCAGCGATACCAGCCCGACCCGCGTGACTTTTTAA
- the dapC gene encoding succinyldiaminopimelate transaminase gives MNHALTQLQPYPFEKLRALLGTVKPAADKRAIALSIGEPKHESPAFVAQAMADNLDKLAVYPSTLGLPALRQAIGHWCERRFGVPAGWLDADRHILPVNGTREALFAFTQAVVNRADDGLVVSPNPFYQIYEGAALLAGATPHYLPCLEDNGFNPDFDAVPAEVWKRCQILFLCSPGNPTGALVPMDTLKKLIALADEHDFVIAADECYSELYFDEDAPPPGLLSACAELGRNDFKRCVVFHSLSKRSNLPGLRSGFVAGDASIIKPFLLYRTYHGCAMPVQTQLASIAAWQDEAHVRDNRDQYRAKYVAVLDILQPVLDVQRPDGSFYLWAKVPGGDAEFTRDLFEAQHVTVVPGSYLSREVDGVNPGAGRVRMALVAPLAECIEAAERIRAFLQNR, from the coding sequence ATGAACCATGCCTTGACCCAGCTTCAGCCCTACCCGTTCGAGAAACTGCGCGCCCTGCTGGGCACTGTGAAGCCTGCGGCGGACAAACGCGCCATCGCCCTGTCGATCGGTGAGCCGAAGCACGAATCGCCGGCGTTCGTCGCCCAGGCCATGGCCGACAACCTCGACAAGCTGGCCGTGTACCCAAGCACCCTCGGCCTGCCAGCCCTGCGCCAGGCCATCGGCCATTGGTGCGAACGCCGCTTCGGCGTGCCGGCCGGCTGGCTGGATGCTGACCGCCACATCCTGCCGGTCAACGGTACCCGCGAGGCGCTGTTCGCCTTCACCCAGGCCGTGGTCAACCGAGCCGATGACGGCCTGGTGGTCAGCCCCAACCCGTTCTACCAGATCTACGAAGGCGCGGCCCTGCTGGCCGGTGCCACCCCGCATTACCTGCCCTGCCTGGAAGACAACGGCTTCAACCCGGACTTCGATGCCGTACCGGCCGAAGTATGGAAACGCTGCCAGATCCTGTTCCTGTGCTCGCCAGGCAACCCCACCGGCGCCCTGGTGCCGATGGACACCCTGAAGAAGCTGATTGCGCTGGCCGACGAGCACGACTTCGTAATCGCCGCCGATGAATGTTACAGCGAGCTGTACTTCGATGAAGACGCGCCGCCACCGGGCCTGCTGAGCGCCTGCGCCGAACTTGGCCGCAACGACTTCAAGCGCTGCGTGGTGTTCCACAGCCTGTCCAAGCGTTCCAACCTGCCAGGCTTGCGTTCGGGCTTCGTCGCCGGCGACGCGTCGATCATCAAGCCGTTCCTGCTGTACCGCACCTACCACGGCTGTGCCATGCCGGTGCAGACCCAGCTCGCCAGCATCGCCGCCTGGCAGGACGAGGCGCACGTGCGCGATAACCGCGACCAGTACCGAGCCAAGTACGTTGCCGTGCTCGACATCCTGCAACCGGTGCTCGACGTGCAGCGTCCAGATGGCAGCTTCTACCTGTGGGCCAAGGTACCGGGCGGTGATGCCGAGTTCACCCGCGACCTGTTCGAGGCGCAGCATGTGACTGTGGTGCCGGGGTCGTACCTGTCGCGTGAAGTCGATGGTGTGAACCCAGGGGCCGGCCGCGTGCGCATGGCCCTGGTTGCGCCGCTGGCCGAGTGCATCGAGGCGGCCGAGCGGATTCGCGCTTTCCTGCAAAACCGCTGA
- a CDS encoding Na+/H+ antiporter, whose amino-acid sequence MQSAYTVLILLTLVSVSKLVGRMIPLPLPLVQIAAGALLAWPTLGLHVALDPELFLFLFLPPLLFADGWRIPKRELWRIRGPVVALAVGLVLFTVVGAGYFIHWLLPSIPLPVAFALAAVLSPTDAVAVSAITQDRLPTPLMHMLQGEALMNDASGLVTFKFALAAAITGAFSLADASFSFVLVALGGLAVGVALSWLIGRLRAWMIARGWDDPATHVVFMLLLPFAAYVLAERLGVSGILSAVAAGMMQSWLDLLPRQTSTRLLNRSVWSLLEFAFNGLIFLLLGLQLPDIIKAVVSHEPTVWPTLAWRCLDVLAIFAALILLRFVWVQSIWRAIGVVRRWRGKPALVLMPTARSCWLLTLGGVRGAVTLAGVMSVPLLIGAGQAFPERDLLIFIAAGVILLSLISACIALPFLLRGIVKSPDERLHQEVQDAWRRTVEAAIHALEAEEVIDASAPQDATQATLATELKARLMAEYRDELDSYNDTAEARALAEQMDLLERRLRLRALRAQRLELYNLHRQHLVGDEVVRQVLGELDLSEANLGQVR is encoded by the coding sequence ATGCAGTCCGCCTACACCGTCCTCATCCTGCTGACGCTGGTAAGCGTGTCGAAACTGGTCGGGCGCATGATCCCGTTGCCGTTGCCATTGGTGCAGATCGCCGCCGGCGCGTTGCTGGCCTGGCCGACCTTGGGCCTGCATGTGGCCCTGGACCCCGAATTGTTCCTGTTCCTGTTCCTGCCGCCATTGCTGTTCGCCGATGGCTGGCGCATCCCCAAGCGTGAGTTGTGGCGCATCCGCGGCCCGGTAGTGGCGCTGGCCGTGGGGCTGGTGCTGTTCACCGTGGTTGGCGCGGGTTACTTCATTCACTGGCTGCTGCCGAGCATTCCGCTGCCGGTGGCCTTTGCTCTGGCCGCCGTACTGTCGCCCACCGACGCCGTGGCGGTGTCGGCCATCACCCAGGATCGCCTGCCGACCCCGCTGATGCACATGCTGCAGGGCGAGGCATTGATGAATGATGCCTCGGGCCTGGTGACCTTCAAGTTCGCCCTGGCCGCCGCGATTACCGGGGCGTTCTCGCTGGCCGATGCGAGCTTCAGCTTCGTGCTGGTCGCCCTAGGCGGCCTGGCGGTGGGTGTGGCCCTGAGCTGGCTGATCGGCCGCCTGCGCGCCTGGATGATCGCCCGTGGCTGGGATGACCCGGCCACCCACGTGGTGTTCATGCTGCTGCTGCCGTTTGCCGCCTATGTGCTGGCCGAGCGCCTGGGTGTATCGGGCATCCTCTCGGCGGTGGCCGCCGGCATGATGCAGAGCTGGCTCGACCTGTTGCCGCGCCAGACCAGCACCCGCCTGCTCAACCGCAGCGTCTGGTCGTTGCTGGAGTTCGCCTTCAACGGGCTGATCTTCTTGCTGCTGGGTCTGCAGTTGCCGGACATCATCAAGGCCGTGGTCAGCCATGAACCCACGGTCTGGCCGACCCTGGCCTGGCGTTGCCTCGATGTGCTGGCGATCTTCGCCGCGCTGATCCTGTTGCGGTTTGTCTGGGTGCAGAGCATCTGGCGGGCAATTGGCGTGGTGCGCCGCTGGCGCGGTAAGCCAGCGCTGGTGCTGATGCCCACGGCGCGCTCGTGCTGGCTGCTGACACTGGGTGGGGTGCGCGGCGCGGTAACCCTGGCCGGTGTGATGTCGGTGCCGTTGTTGATTGGCGCAGGCCAGGCTTTCCCCGAGCGCGACCTGCTGATATTCATCGCGGCCGGCGTGATCCTGCTGTCATTGATCAGTGCCTGCATTGCCTTGCCATTCTTGCTGCGCGGCATCGTCAAAAGCCCTGATGAGCGCCTGCATCAGGAAGTGCAGGACGCCTGGAGGCGCACGGTGGAGGCGGCGATCCATGCGCTGGAGGCGGAGGAAGTCATCGATGCCAGTGCGCCTCAGGATGCGACGCAGGCGACGCTGGCCACCGAGCTGAAGGCGCGGTTGATGGCCGAATACCGGGATGAGCTGGACAGCTACAACGACACGGCTGAGGCGCGAGCGCTGGCCGAACAGATGGACTTGCTGGAGCGGCGCTTGCGTTTGCGGGCACTGCGGGCGCAGCGGCTGGAGCTGTATAACCTGCATCGCCAGCATCTGGTGGGCGATGAGGTGGTCAGGCAGGTGCTGGGTGAGCTGGATTTGAGTGAGGCCAACCTGGGGCAGGTCAGGTAG
- a CDS encoding ArsC family reductase: MTYTLYGIKACDTMKKARTWLEDKAIAYEFHDYKTQGIDRDSLNRWCDEHGWEVILNRAGTTFRKLDDASKADLDQAKAVELMHAQPSMIKRPVLDLGERTLVGFKPDLYAAALA, encoded by the coding sequence ATGACCTACACGCTCTACGGCATCAAAGCCTGTGACACCATGAAAAAGGCGCGTACCTGGCTCGAAGACAAAGCCATCGCCTACGAATTCCACGACTACAAGACCCAAGGCATCGACCGCGACAGCCTGAACCGCTGGTGCGACGAACACGGCTGGGAAGTCATCCTCAACCGTGCCGGCACCACCTTCCGCAAGCTCGACGACGCCAGCAAGGCCGACCTCGACCAGGCCAAGGCCGTCGAACTGATGCACGCCCAACCGTCGATGATCAAGCGCCCGGTGCTCGACCTTGGCGAGCGCACCCTGGTCGGCTTCAAGCCAGACCTGTACGCCGCCGCGCTGGCCTGA
- the dapD gene encoding 2,3,4,5-tetrahydropyridine-2,6-dicarboxylate N-succinyltransferase, with the protein MSNTLFSLAFGVGSQNRQGTWLEVFYAQPLLNPSAELVAAVAPILGYEGGNQAIAFSNAQAAQLAEALKGVDAAQAALLTRLAESHKPLVATLLAEDAALTSTPEAYLKLHLLSHRLVKPHGLSLAGIFPLLPNVAWTNQGAVDLSELAELQLEARLKGELLEVFSVDKFPKMTDYVVPAGVRIADTARVRLGAYIGEGTTIMHEGFVNFNAGTEGPGMIEGRVSAGVFVGKGSDLGGGCSTMGTLSGGGNIVIKVGEGCLIGANAGIGIPLGDRNTVEAGLYITAGTKVNLLDENNELVKVVKARDLAGQTDLLFRRNSLNGAVECKTHKSAIELNEALHAHN; encoded by the coding sequence ATGTCCAATACCCTGTTCAGCCTGGCCTTCGGCGTCGGCTCCCAGAATCGCCAGGGCACCTGGCTGGAAGTGTTCTACGCACAACCCCTGCTCAACCCGAGCGCCGAGCTGGTTGCCGCAGTAGCGCCGATCCTCGGCTACGAAGGTGGCAACCAGGCCATCGCCTTCAGCAACGCCCAGGCTGCCCAGCTGGCCGAAGCCCTGAAAGGCGTCGACGCCGCCCAGGCCGCCCTGCTGACCCGCCTGGCCGAAAGCCACAAGCCGCTGGTCGCCACCCTGCTGGCCGAAGATGCCGCGCTGACCTCGACCCCAGAGGCCTACCTCAAACTGCACCTGCTGTCGCACCGTCTGGTCAAGCCGCACGGCCTGAGCCTGGCGGGCATCTTCCCGCTGCTGCCGAACGTGGCCTGGACCAACCAGGGCGCCGTCGACCTGAGCGAACTGGCCGAACTGCAACTGGAAGCGCGCCTGAAGGGTGAGCTGCTGGAAGTGTTCTCGGTGGACAAGTTCCCGAAGATGACCGACTACGTGGTCCCGGCCGGCGTGCGTATCGCCGACACCGCCCGTGTGCGCCTGGGCGCCTACATCGGCGAAGGCACCACCATCATGCACGAAGGCTTCGTCAACTTTAACGCGGGCACCGAAGGCCCAGGCATGATCGAAGGCCGCGTTTCCGCTGGCGTATTCGTTGGCAAGGGCTCGGACCTGGGCGGCGGCTGCTCGACCATGGGTACCCTGTCCGGTGGCGGCAACATCGTCATCAAGGTCGGCGAAGGCTGCCTGATCGGCGCCAACGCCGGTATCGGCATCCCGCTGGGCGACCGCAACACCGTCGAAGCCGGCCTGTACATCACCGCTGGCACCAAGGTGAACCTGCTGGACGAGAACAACGAGCTGGTGAAAGTGGTCAAGGCCCGCGACCTGGCCGGCCAGACCGACCTGCTGTTCCGCCGCAACTCGCTGAACGGCGCCGTGGAGTGCAAGACCCACAAGTCGGCCATCGAGCTGAACGAGGCGCTGCACGCCCACAACTGA
- a CDS encoding cysteine desulfurase, with the protein MFQPSPWRADFPAIAALQRQHQTYLDSAATTQKPQALLDALSHYYGHGAANVHRAQHLPGALATQAFETSRDKVAAWLNAADSRQIVFTHGATSALNLLAYGLEHRFEAGDEIAISALEHHANLLPWQQLARRRNLRLVVLPLDEHGRIDLEQALQLIGPRTRVLAVSQLSNVLGTWQPLPALLAHAHAQGALTVVDGAQGVVHGRHDVQQMGCDFYVFSSHKLYGPEGVGVLYGRTQALELLRHWQFGGEMVQLADYQSASFRPAPLGFEAGTPPIAGVIGLGATLDYLASLDPHAVEAHEASLHQHLLRGLTDREGVRVLGTPQAALASFVIEGVHNADIAHMLTEQGIAVRAGHHCAMPLLKGLGLEGAIRVSLGLYNDSDDLQRFFTALDQGLELLR; encoded by the coding sequence ATGTTCCAGCCCTCCCCCTGGCGCGCCGATTTCCCTGCCATTGCCGCCCTGCAACGGCAGCACCAGACCTACCTGGACAGCGCCGCGACCACCCAGAAGCCCCAGGCGTTGCTCGATGCCCTGAGCCATTACTACGGCCATGGCGCCGCCAACGTGCACCGCGCCCAGCACCTGCCCGGTGCGCTGGCGACCCAAGCCTTCGAGACCAGCCGCGACAAGGTGGCCGCCTGGCTCAATGCCGCAGACTCACGGCAGATCGTCTTCACCCATGGCGCCACCTCGGCGCTGAACCTGCTGGCCTATGGCCTGGAACACCGTTTCGAAGCGGGCGACGAGATTGCCATCAGCGCCCTGGAGCACCATGCCAACCTGCTGCCCTGGCAGCAACTGGCCCGCCGACGCAACCTGCGCCTGGTGGTATTGCCGCTGGACGAGCATGGCCGTATCGACCTGGAACAGGCGCTGCAGCTGATCGGCCCGCGCACCCGTGTGCTCGCCGTCAGCCAGCTATCCAACGTGCTCGGCACTTGGCAACCCCTGCCTGCACTGCTGGCCCACGCTCATGCACAAGGCGCGCTTACCGTGGTCGATGGCGCCCAGGGCGTGGTCCATGGCCGCCATGATGTGCAGCAGATGGGCTGCGACTTCTACGTATTCTCAAGCCACAAGCTGTATGGGCCGGAAGGTGTCGGCGTGCTGTACGGTCGCACTCAGGCGCTGGAGCTGCTGCGCCACTGGCAGTTCGGCGGTGAAATGGTACAACTGGCCGACTACCAGAGCGCCAGCTTCCGCCCCGCACCGCTGGGTTTCGAGGCTGGCACGCCACCGATCGCCGGGGTGATCGGGCTGGGCGCGACACTGGATTACCTGGCCAGCCTCGATCCCCATGCCGTCGAGGCCCACGAAGCCAGCCTGCACCAGCACCTGCTGCGCGGCCTGACCGACCGCGAGGGCGTGCGCGTGCTGGGCACACCGCAAGCAGCCCTGGCCAGCTTCGTCATCGAAGGCGTACATAACGCCGACATCGCTCATATGCTGACCGAGCAAGGCATTGCCGTGCGCGCCGGGCATCACTGCGCCATGCCACTGCTCAAGGGGCTGGGGCTGGAGGGGGCGATTCGGGTGTCGCTGGGGCTGTACAACGACAGTGACGACCTGCAACGGTTCTTCACAGCGTTGGACCAAGGCCTGGAGTTGTTGCGATGA
- a CDS encoding SufE family protein, producing the protein MTLPLPAREALQSFEQARGWEQRARLLMQWGDRLQPLSEAEKSESNRVHGCESLVWLVAEQHAGQWRFKASSDARLLRGLLALLLARVQGLATAELAGLDLREWFTQLGLERQLSPSRSNGLHAVLLRMAELATPR; encoded by the coding sequence ATGACGTTGCCTTTGCCAGCCCGGGAAGCGCTGCAAAGCTTCGAGCAGGCGCGCGGCTGGGAACAGCGGGCGCGGCTGCTGATGCAATGGGGCGATCGGCTGCAGCCGTTGAGCGAGGCGGAAAAGTCCGAGAGCAACCGGGTGCATGGCTGTGAAAGCCTGGTATGGCTGGTGGCGGAACAACACGCAGGTCAATGGCGCTTCAAGGCGAGCAGCGATGCGCGGTTGTTGCGCGGGCTGCTGGCGCTGCTGCTGGCGCGGGTTCAAGGGTTGGCGACTGCGGAACTGGCCGGGCTGGACCTGCGCGAGTGGTTCACCCAGCTGGGGCTGGAGCGGCAGCTGTCGCCATCGCGCAGCAACGGGCTGCATGCTGTGTTGCTGCGGATGGCGGAGCTGGCAACGCCCCGCTAG
- the tcdA gene encoding tRNA cyclic N6-threonylcarbamoyladenosine(37) synthase TcdA, protein MSTEDPRFAGVARLYGDEGLQRLSNAHVAVVGIGGVGSWAAEALARSGVGEITLFDLDDVCVSNTNRQAHALEGQVGRPKVEVMAERLRAINPSITVHAVADFVTRETMAEYITEEMDAVIDCIDSVMAKAALIAWCRRRKIAIVTTGGAGGQIDPTQIQLGDLNKTFNDPLASRVRSTLRRDYNFSRNTSRNYGVPCVFSSEQLRYPKGDGSVCLQKSFVGEGVRLDCAGGFGAVMMVTATFGMVAASKAIEKLVAGARRPSERVKPE, encoded by the coding sequence ATGAGCACAGAAGATCCACGCTTTGCCGGCGTTGCCCGGTTGTACGGCGACGAGGGCCTGCAACGGCTGAGCAACGCCCATGTGGCGGTTGTCGGCATTGGCGGGGTCGGCTCGTGGGCGGCCGAAGCCTTGGCGCGCAGTGGCGTGGGCGAAATCACCCTGTTCGACCTGGACGATGTCTGCGTCAGTAATACCAACCGCCAGGCCCATGCCCTGGAAGGCCAGGTCGGGCGGCCCAAGGTCGAGGTGATGGCCGAGCGCCTGCGGGCGATCAACCCGTCGATCACGGTGCACGCTGTGGCGGATTTCGTCACCCGCGAGACCATGGCCGAGTACATCACCGAAGAGATGGATGCGGTGATCGACTGCATCGACAGCGTGATGGCCAAGGCGGCGCTGATCGCCTGGTGTCGGCGACGCAAGATCGCCATCGTCACCACCGGTGGGGCGGGCGGGCAGATCGACCCGACGCAGATCCAGCTCGGCGACCTCAACAAGACCTTTAACGACCCGCTGGCCTCGCGGGTGCGCTCGACCCTGCGCCGGGACTACAACTTCTCGCGCAATACCAGCCGCAACTATGGCGTGCCGTGTGTGTTTTCCAGCGAGCAGCTGCGTTACCCGAAGGGTGATGGCAGTGTTTGCCTGCAGAAGAGCTTCGTGGGTGAAGGTGTGCGCCTGGACTGCGCGGGCGGCTTTGGTGCGGTGATGATGGTGACCGCGACGTTCGGCATGGTCGCGGCGAGCAAGGCCATCGAGAAGCTGGTGGCGGGGGCGCGGCGGCCCTCGGAGCGGGTCAAACCCGAATAA